The sequence TCTTATTGTTCCACACATCTTTTCCAAGcacttttttaaactgtattgtGATAACAATAAGCTGAATTGGTTAATGAATTAaggtttaaaggtgctctaagcaagcATCACacatgttttaggctacaatatttgttgtcacatacagcaaacatctcgtCACTATCCACCAGGTGCCTGTCCCCagagcacactgtaaaaaaacacggTACTGTAGACAGCCTagggtctacaaacagcaaccaaaacaaaccgTGTCCACCTGCACCACCAAGTATACACAATGTTCCAgctttccagccaataaccgacaagaaagatttgggggtgggggtaagtgtgcagaagcacagaagagaatgggaggggcaagctagtctcattttgtttgaaaatacttccaTCGTCAACAAGAAGtcacgtcacccaacatcgcttagagaaCCTTTATAAGCAAAAATAGTTACGTTGCTAACATTTTCTTCAACACCTCACAGTTTTAACGCCAACACTTTAAGCTTCAAAAAGAAGAACTGTGGAAAAATGTGTCTTCTTAACCATTGTTCTTCTGTCTTGCTGTCCTTCAGCCCACTGTGGGCATTCCCTCCAAGTCTTAGACAGTGATGTGGGAGAGATCACAAGTTCTGCTTACCACAGCTGGTCCTACCGCTTCGGCTCTACCTATGACTGCTGGATCATCAAGGGTTCGGAGGGAGAACCTATTGTTCTCAGGTAAAGGCACTGAGGGAATTTAAAATACCAGATGCGATTATTTGCTGTAAGTCAGATGTCATCTGTGATAACGATACACTCAATTGAACGGAATTCAATGTAAATATGACAACATGTGCTGTGCAAAGTATTAAATGTCTTTACTGCATAGAAAATATTAGGGACCCTGATTTTGCCCAATCATGTTCTGTGGTTGGGGTGAAATGTTATGAATGGAGTAGGAGTGGGCAGTATTAATGAAAACCAATTGAGAAGACGTTTGTGACTAATCCAGTAAAAGAAATATCTGACAGATCATCAAAGTTGATTACATTTAATACTAAATCATGTAAACATCCCATATTGCCATTCAGTGATTTGCGGCATGTCCTAATACACCTAgcgatttaaagaaaaaaactagcGTTGTGTGACTAATGCCAATCGTATTTTGTCTACTTGTTTTGTTGCAGAAATGCTGCCTCTTCACTGGTATTTTTATGTAAGAAAGGTTGTTCACTAATTCtactttaaatccttttttttttaaagcttttcacAGTTTTCAGTACGGTGTAGGAAGGAATGGGTGTCTATAAAATCGTCATCTGACAGCGAGCCGCTTGTCCTTTGTGGCTCCAAGTTGCCGCAACCAATGGAGTTCCCAGGAGGAAATATTACAGTGATGCACCACTTCCTTCCTCATTTATTCCCTGTGTCATCTTTTCTGTTGAACTACGCCAGAGGTATGATagcatggtgttttttttcttttgtttaaacatTTGTGCAGTCTTCATCTACCTTTTTCAAGGAAAGAATCAATGTGTacaacagtattacattttggCTTTGCATTTTTGTTGCAAGTTTCAgttcttttcaaaatgtaattcctCTTTTCATATGTTTTATCCCTTCTGTATCTACACACCCAGACTCTGGTAAATGCCCAGAAACATCCTTTGAGTGTCTGGGGGGTCGCTGCCTTCCTCTCTCTTGGCGCTGTAATGGCCAGGTGGAGTGTCTTGGGGAAGGTGCTGGTCTCGGCACCGATGAACAGGGCTgtgatgcagaaatggagacCACAGAACCCCCAAAGTACAGCAGCACACAGGCAGGGGAGGAGGCCAAAGCAGAGACGTACACAGAGAAGAACCCATATTGGGACCCAGATAGACATTATGTTGCAGATTCTGAGTCTGATCTGTGGGCGCTGctgaaggagagggaggaggtggaggcCCAGGTGGATAAAGAGCAGCCTCAGTCTCACAGAGAACTCATTGTGACGCCCACTCCCATTGAGTGGCCCTGTGGAGGGCTCCTCCAGACCTTCTATGGGACCTTCTCCCCTCCAGCCATCCAGGGCCCCGCGCTATTTTGTGTCTGGACTCTGGACCCTCAGGACTCGAGGCCACTGAGGCTAGACCTGCAGCAGCTGGTGCTGGGACCTGGGGATAGACTCACTGTGTACAACAGAGAGCAAGGCAAAGGAGAAGTTATTAAAATTGTGAGTTTCTTTAACTAAGAGAAATGAAtccaaacatttatttatttgtttagtcTACATAATaactctttttaaaaatgatattttAAAAGAGCTTTTGGTAACATgatgtgccttttctgcatcttGACAGATCACCAGTGTCTCTAATTACAAATCAGTCCAAGTTGAATCCCATACTGGCCTGCTTTCAATGACATACGAGACTCTTCCTGGTTCGGAGGGGAGCGGCTTTAATGCAACGTTCCATGTTGGGACCTACTGCCCCCCTTGGGAGGGCCGGTGTGGAGGAGCAGCGGGAGGTTGCTTTACCCAGGAGCAACGCTGCGACGGGAAATGGGATTGTCCAGAAACAGGAAAGGACGAGGAGGGTTGCAGGGGCTGCAGTCCGAACCAGTTTGCCTGCGGACTGGCAGGGCAGAAAGCGGTGGCACCCAGTCACTTTGCTGGCAGACCGGTGTGCTACCCAGTAACCGAGAGATGTAACTACCAGCTGTACTGTGCCGATGGCAGCGACGAGAGGGACTGCACCGTGTGTCAGCCAGGGACTTTTCACTGTGACAGCGACAGGTTAGTGTCTGTGAAAGACTGAAAACCTTTTATATCTCTCTGGCTCAGACACTACTGTTGTCTCATTTTTGATCTGTCCCTTGGGAACAGCAGTTCAAAACAATCTCACCCTAAAGTCCATTAGAAGCTGTTCTAGAGCATTGGATCGTGTCACAGTCTTCATCAGCAGAATGAGTTAGCTCACTTGTTGTTGAACTGTAAATGTTCAAACTTTCCAACCACTAAGACTTCTCATCCAATTTAGCTTAGAAGTTAATGATTGAGGCTTAATGTTGGAAGCAGCGGCTGACAAAGCAAAGCTGTCTCTCGTCAAGGTCCATTTAGTGGCTGTTCAGCTGTTATCGTTTTTTTATATAGATTGTTTTGCCAAATGAGCTTAACTGATTTGTGTCAGGTTAGTTAAGTATCAGTGCTAGGTGTGTCTTGGTGACAACACAAGTGTGTGAGTCAGAGAGTGCGGGTAGAAATGTGACCATACGAGTGTTGGATGGCTTAAATTCTGTGTATTTTGTTGGTTAAAGTTTGTGTTGAATTTAGTAAAGTGAAGATTAtcttggtgtgttttttttaaactgcacttCACTGCGTATTCAGCTTGTTGAAGTGTTGCTATTGTTCCAAAAATAAGCACTGACAATATGCCTTATCATTCCATTTTCAGTGTATTGTTGGATTCAGCGTATTAAATGTATACCTAATTTTTACATGAcccatttaaagcaaatatAACACAAAAAGCAGAactttacaaaataataaactaTTAGAGACACCATCTCCCCTCCAACGTTCGAATTACTCCATGTATTGAATAAAACATATTGTTTCAACTCTTACATTAGCCTATAAAATGATTAATTTCAATATCTATTCATGTGCGTTTGGGCTGGTTTGCAATCGTGGTTTGTTATAATGCTTCATAACGCACGCCTCAACATGCAACTTCATGTGAAACTGAATCTCTCCCTTGAGTTATTCCTGGTCACTAACACACAAACGGCCCATTGTCCcgtctgcaggtgtgtgtttgagagctGGCGCTGTGATGGCCAGGTGGACTGTAAGGACGGAACAGACGAGCTCAACTGCACGGTCATCCTGCCCCGCAAGGTCATCACCGCGGCAACAGTGGGCAGCCTCGTCTGTGGGCTTCTGCTGGTTATTGCCATGGGCTGCACCTGTAAACTGTACTCGCTCAGGACCAGGGAGTACAGGTAACTGTTTTGAAGTCTAGTTATGCTGAAatgtatttgttgattttagcaaCTATCAAACGTTTTGCTTTGCAGACCTAAAGGCTATTGAAATATAATTTTGCACATTTAGAGCAGCATTGTAGGTATTTCTTGTGACGTACACGTACCAGAATATCTCACAACAACACAGCCAGTACAGTCCATACTCAAATCTTTATTTAACGGTCAGCATCCCACCTGCAATTTGTCCCAGCCAAAGTAGGTTATGTCGTGTGTTCtcttaataattattattaaacatttaaCTAAGTACAGCCACTTTATGAAGTGACAACTATCCAATAACAAAAACGATGTGTGGCGTTAGATGTTTGTGGTAATGTAGAAGGTAGATGTAAAAGCTAAATACATGTTTCATATGACTATATTCTGTGTACATCTTTCAAGGGCTTCTCAACCAAAACCAACATGTGCTGACAGTTGAaagctttgtgtgtctgtgtgaatgcATCTtactttgtctgtttgtgtctggcAGCTTGTTTGCGCCTATCAGCCGCCAGGAAGCGGAACTGATCCAGCAGCAGGCTCCTCCATCCTACGGTCAGCTGATTGCACAGGGCATCATCCCCCCAGTGGAGGACTTCCCCACAGAAAACCCCAATGAGGTGAGAGGAAAGAGCACCACACAAACAAGAACTGCAGGGatgcactgttttttttttgtactggtCCATGGTCATTTCAGTTGATACTTTTAGAGTTCCTGACAAGTGCTACAGCTTGCAACATTTTGGGCATATTCTTTTCACATTGGCTCAGACGCTCCTAGTTTTTACATATTTCTAAGAAATTATTTCCTGATACTGTTACCTTTTTGTACAGTATCATCTTTAACCTCACTGTCCAGTCTTTAACCCAGGACACTGACACAGACCTATTTCGTGGCACCAAACAGTACTGTAAAATCCTACTATTGTGGGAGTCCAACACTTAATTTAAAGTTTAAGAGAATGTGTGAGTGTTAAAACTCCATGTCTCATCCCTCGAGACTTCAGCAACGCAGAGCACACTGTAATCTAGTAGCCCTGGTTAGCTGTCTTTAAGACATGCACTCCACTTTAGCCTCCATATAAATCCCCAGCAGGCTGTGGGCTGAAGTTGGAACAGCGTTAACATAGAGCTAATGTGCTGTTACCATTCAGGTCCACAGGTGCTTTATAGGAATTGGTGAGGACATCTGAGGTAGTGGAGACGGAGGATTAAGTACATAAAACAGAGCCAGCTCTGATGGGATTTGGTTGAGCTATCTACTTGTTTTCTAAATCTGGATAAAAGACTTGTGAATACTATGTTTGATATTTCAAATGATTGTGTACCATTTTAAGTATATAGAGCAAGAGTTGTAGAAGGTGTTTTAACTGATTTTGCTCTTTTCCACTCTTTCTTCACACCATCCTCCTTGTCAGACCTCGTCACTTTCTCTGAGGGGAATCCTCCAGCTCCTCCGTCAGGACGCTGCCAACTCCCCACACCGCAGACGCAGGCCCCGATTTATCCGCCGGGCGGTTCGTCGCATGAGGAGGTGGGGTCTCATCCCTAGACATCCGTCCAGGCCGAGTCAGGTGTCCGGCTCCAGCCAACAGCAGTCAGACGCCGCTCCCTCCGGCCAGGAACCAGCTCACTCCACTCCCACCAGCTCCTCGTCGGCTGTGGAGGCGGTCAACCAGCCAGTGCGTCAGAAACTTGGCTTGTTGGCGCAGTcagagcaacagcagcagcaggaagcaCCGTCTCCTCTACTGCCGGTGCCACTGCCGCCTGCTACttccccacccccacctccgTATGCTCCCCCAGCTCCAAGCCCCGTCTCTCCCCACACTCCTCCTGTCCCTGTCCCCCCGAGCAGCCCATCTCTGGCCTCCATCTTCCACACGCTGGGCCTGAGTATCTCCCTGTTCAGAGCCtcgccctcttcctcctccaccaacTCCATGCCCCTCTCCGCCTCTCCTTCtttctcatcctcctcttccgcTTCAGATGACGAGGTACTGCTTATCCCCCTGTCTGAAGATACCACTTCAGAGGATGATGTGCCCATGCTCACCTGAATGACTTCCTCACCAACACAGTATCCCACACCCCTCCTCTATCTCCTTTACTCACAAGTGAAACCCAGTCTTTCCACATTTGTTTGAACTTAAGCACAGGAGTGGCCCACGGCGAGACTCACCCGCACTGTGCAAGTCTGGTGCCTTTTGAAATTGCTTTGAGTGGGATATGATGACATATGGAATTAAatgtttgaccttttttttttttttaagaccttAAGAAAGTTTAAGTTTTAGACGAAAAGCATGGCTGTTGTATGTTTGACACTAGGTGTAGGTGAGTATTGGATGTACACTTACCTAATGCTAGGCTGCACATCGAAGGTAAACTTTTGCACAGAAGAATCTTCCCTATCCAGAAACTGAGGCTAAATGATTAGTTTTTAGATAACATGATGGAAAATATTGTGTTTGAATGACTGCaactgtgtgtgtacatttgcaTTTTAGTCTTATTTTGACAGTGGAGTTAGTTTGCAGATGTGGATTATCTCCACATACTTCTGCAACTTGCATCCAGTCTCCAGCCAGTTATATTATCCGTGATAATTATATCACAGataattttaaaaagaagaatattttACCCtatttaagtgcctttttgagGAGTTTCCCACAGATGGTTTCAccaacaccaaaacacacaaaggcaCATGTTTTCTCACATCATAGCACGCATTGACACATCAGTAGCTTtgtttaaaaggtgaaaaaaacgCATGTACTCTGCAAGCTGGCAATAACTTATTGGGACCCCAATTTTAGTGCACACTGGTTGCACCATAACTGTGTGTTTTGAGTACACACTTGTGTACATTTCCCAAGTAAATGTATGTAATCTACAAAAGCAAGTGTCAAAAGACAATCTCTTTGGTGCCTGATTTTAGGATGTGTGTCTGTAGTGTGCATGGGAAGATGAGGCGCCCTAGTGATTAAAGGGGCCCctaaattcataaaataacctCAACTTGAATCTTCAACCCTTGAGGGAAATCGATCGCATTCTGCTACGTTTTGACAAAACAGACTTGTGGTGTGCCATTTGTATTATTGTACATaaatggtgtttttattttagagttgcttttcttttctcttcagtTGTTCAGTTTTGCTTTGTTGAATGTATGTGGAATAGACAGAAGTTTGAAATTTGCAATGTAATGAGGTaaataagagagagagtgatttTATGGTTTATTAGGGTCAACTTCACTGTATATAAGTAAAAATGTGGCTGAGATTAAACAATTTGCACTTTTAGGTGTTGGGTATTCtgttttatatgtgtgtgtgggtgttaggGGTGAGGTGAGTGAAACCACCTGACACCTCAGTAACAGATGACAGTCGTTGCATTGTGCTTTGTATTCACAAGTATTATGGAGATCCACAGACTCCTGAGGGAGGTCTTCAGTGTTctcaaagaaagacagaagtTCAGATCGTCACTCCGGTGTGCAGAATAAAAAGCGAATGCAGAGAAAATGAAGCTGTTTGCCATTGAGCAATGAAACTACGTGGTTATGGCAAGGTAATTATGATGAATACTTTTGACTTATTAATGTTTCAAGAAAGAGATTGGTGGAGCTGACATCCAGTTTATATTTAACAGCTCCTCTAGGACATGTGTGGGCTTATTCCTCAGAATGCTATTTAAAGTTTCAGCTCAGAGACAAAGCAATGCACATTATAACCTTTGATTTGGACAACAATAGAAAATTGTGTGGGTGGGGCAAAGTTTTGGCCAAATTGTAGAAATACTGAGGTTGTGAGTCCTGATTCCCCCAAACTCATATTTATATTCTAAGTTTTATTTGGCAACTTCAAGGTCTAAATGCTTTCTTCACACTACTGTTATAGAGTTCTTTCAGGTCACTAAACTCCCATTCCCACAATAAAAGCCAAACATGACGTGATGTCATTGTGCTCAGCGTTTGCTACTTTCTATCCAAATAGGCTactttatgaaataaaatgcatttatttatggTTACAAACATATTATGCAGCTTAGCAAAGCTCCTCATCCAAAATGTCTTGCAACTACTTATCATCCTTGTGTAACCCTGAAATAGGTCTCTGCTATAATTATGGTTTTACCTCCATCACAGAGACTCTGGGTGGGGATGGTGGTAATGGTGGTGGTTGAGCTGCCTGGAGCTCTGCAGAAGTGTATCTTTGACAAGGTTCAGGCTCAGGCCAGGGTGCTCCGAGCTGCACCCATCCATCCAGACAGCCCACCCAACGTGCCCAGACTTGGAGCCCAACAAACCAATCATCCAGGACAGAGGGCATCATCTCTGCGTGGCCAGTCACAGAGGAGAAGCCTGAGAAAGATGGCCCTTCCCACTACTGCCTCTCCACAGCCAATCAGGATCCAGACCTGGATTCCAACAGAGAGCAATGCCCTATCCGAGGCTGAGAAAGAGAGGCTGGAAGCAGCGGTGGAGGAGGCTGTGAGGAGGGTGTCTTCTTTACTATCAggtcgcacgcacgcacacacgcacatgcacactcacacacacacacacacaggctaacGTACTATCAAACTGTTCCCATAGTGAACAGAGTATCGGGGCCGTTGCTGCTCAGCAGAGACATCAATAAATACTGCAAGTTTATCTGGAGGAATGCCAGTACTGCTAACTACAACAGGTGTGTACACAGTTTGTATGTCGTCTTTAAGATGATCTTCTTTAAAATGATCACTTATAACAGGTTTGTGAGATTTAGTTTCATGATGATACAGTTTATCCAAAGGAacagaaattattttttcacaaatcaGTTATACAACTTTATTAGATTATAGAAACTCATATTAACATTACTTTGTGCTACAACATGAACATCACCAGAATCAAAGGAAAAGAGGTAAAGTGAATATCAGCACCAAAGTTTTGCTAATAGACGTTGGGAATGTATAGTAGGTCTGTATTTGATCACCCATATTTTCCAATTTCACTAAGCACTTTTAAATAAAGGAgacatgaatgaataaaaatgaatttaaaaagctACAGTTTTCTTCATTCAGGTGTGGTCGAGCCAACAACAACTACAGATCTGAGACTTGTCTGGATGTGACGGCAAGTATCAGtctaaaatttgtttttttttactgtattcatGTGGTAAACTTATACAGCATGTACCTGTACTTAAACTCCAGTACCAAATATGTCATTGTTTGCTGTCCCGTTCTCAACAGATCCCAGATGATCATCTGGCTGGAGGTGATATTTACGCGGAGGCTGACTCACCTCGCAGGACTGAGCTCCGTCCTGAAGGGGCTGGACTCCCTGACACCGACTTCCTCCTGTACCTCCACACGCAGGCCACTGACAAGTGCAGAGCAGAGGTGAAGAAGAAGACCCTCTGAAAACATCTTTATATTCAAACATATCTAAGAAGTGTTGCATGTTAAATAGTTTCATTGCTGTGACTTCCCTAGTACTACCCTCTGTGTCTTCTTTACCTCTCAGCCTAATGTGCTGGCCTACGCTGTCCACTGTCAGACGGACACCCATGGGCGACCTGTGGCCGGGGTGGTCGTCATCTGCAGGGACAGTCTGACAGGAGCCACATACAGCCACCAGGCTAATGTACAGGTACAATTAATAAtattccttattttttttacaggcagttttataaaatgttgtctgtttaaaatgtgtcttaagaatgacagaatcagaatcagctttgtttgccaggtatgaggacacatacgaggaatttgtctttggagcatcgttactcacaatgtgcttacacatacaaaacaaccaaaacaaagatattacacaataatatatacacaatatatacatactctaaacagaaacaatatagaagcatgagtgcaatgaagagatcaatacaattattcaaaatgaagagatcaatgaagagatcaataaaatgaagagatcaataaaagtatttaaaatcaTTTGAATGTGGAGCATAGATGACCCCAAATATAACAAATAATGTCACTGTGGGCATATAGGAAGTGTTGTCTCTGACAAGTAGGCGCAGGATGAAAAATCTGGGTCATAATAAGGGTGTGTGCTCTTCTGTTTTCCAGACTGTCATCCATGAGCTATTTCATGCACTCGGTTTCTCTAAAGAGCTCTTCCAGACCTGGAGAGACTGTTCATCCAATTCTCAAggtttttaaacacattttgataTTTCTATGTCACTGTTTCAAACTTTTAATACTATATGTGGTATTGCATTACTATATGGGAGCGTGCAATTGGCTAATTTGTTGTGTTGTGCGTGGCATTGTGTAATTTAGCTAAATGTGTGAAATGATTCTGGGACAGGGGAATTTACTTGTAGCTTGTGCATtaattgttgttaaaaaaacaatgacagtgaTAACCTAAAAACCCAATTAACTTAGAGGCTTTTGTCACGTCAGAtcacttttatttaaataccccaatatcacaaatcacaagTCTGGCTCAAGAGGCTTTTACATTTTGCACAACATACGAGCCTCGGTTCAATTTTAacttacttttcttttactttcatactttGAGATCAAGAATCTCTTTTGCAACAGTGGAAGGCTTGgataagaaaacaaaagtaagagagacaaaaacattgaaaatcgAAAAGAAGTTACAGTATACAGATGTCATTTTAGATTAAATATAGATTAACACATTACAGCCCAACAGTTAAATACAATCTGGGAAatcaaagtagaaaaaaaatacacaacaataaaaaagagaggaataaacacaaaaaaaacagatgatgcATCTTAGCCAAATCCTATGTAATATCTTGACTAAAACAAGGATGCATTGTGTCTACTACACATTAAAGATCATATATGCAGTGGTTAGAAAATGCTTCTTCTAATGGGTTTTTTATGAGTTGTCCTGCAGTGGGTGCTGGCTGTTCTCCTCGAGGAAAAGTGAGTCACTCTGATGGATCGGGCCAGATGAGGATTTACACCCCATCCCTCATTTCCGCCTTGCAGAAGCACCTGGCATCCTCTGACCCTGAGCTAGGGGGGCCGCTAGAGAACCTGGTACTGAGCAGCTCCAACGTAACCCTTTTTCAGATCCATCATGCGCTCTGTTTAACACTTTCTTTCTTCAGGGTGTTGCTCCAGGCAAAGTGTCTTCTCACTGGGAGTCCCGGGTCCTGCAGGGCTCCATCATGGCACCGGTGCTGGGGGACTCAACCACAGTCCGGATCGACCCGGTCACCTTGGCTGCATTACAGGATACCGGCTGGTACACTGTTGACCTGAACCAGGCACAGAGTCTAGTCTGGGGAGACGGTGAGGAaagatattattatatatattaaatctaaacatataaatacatgGAAAATCTGCATGGTcattttcataaaagaacaaaGCAATTACAAGAAAGTAGACACAAACCATCTACAGTTGTAATTTAATTCAATCAGCCTGATAAGAGAagttgaatatgtttttttaataggtGGAGGAGCTACTTTTGGTTCCCTGTCAACCTGTCGAAACACGTCTTCATCTTTTTTCTGCACCGGCAGGTAGATTTATTATAACATATTCTACAAAACAACGTATGTCTTTTAAGATGAAGTGTGTGTCACGTTTTCTCTTCATCCTACATTTCCAGCCCTAATGTTTGCAGTATTCTCTCTTCTCAGTGGATTTGGGTGTCATTATCTTCACCTCCACAAGGGGGAGTGCCAGACTGATCAATACCTGGAGGGATGTAGAGTGTACAAACCACTCAAGAATGGAGTAAGTTTTATAACCGCTTATGTGATTTCCCTTAAAGTCCTGTTCACCAAACAAAATATCCTTCAGCTTagagaataaaataaatttctTTGCATTGACAGAACTCTAAATGTCAAAACTGATATCCATTCTTCACATCCTTGCTGTACACTGGACTTTTCAATTGTCCAGTTCTGTGAAGCAGGAATATGGAGTAAATTCTATTTCTTGTGCCTTCCATTGTAGTGTGTGACACCTTGTTGCCATTGCACATTACACCacattttcacctttttttacttttttcttcttttgttcttCAGAGTGAATGTTGGATAGAGAAAAATGG comes from Etheostoma spectabile isolate EspeVRDwgs_2016 chromosome 19, UIUC_Espe_1.0, whole genome shotgun sequence and encodes:
- the lrp10 gene encoding low-density lipoprotein receptor-related protein 10 isoform X1, with translation MTVTYNLCALLVFTVTACSHFKPVFCSAHCGHSLQVLDSDVGEITSSAYHSWSYRFGSTYDCWIIKGSEGEPIVLSFSQFSVRCRKEWVSIKSSSDSEPLVLCGSKLPQPMEFPGGNITVMHHFLPHLFPVSSFLLNYARDSGKCPETSFECLGGRCLPLSWRCNGQVECLGEGAGLGTDEQGCDAEMETTEPPKYSSTQAGEEAKAETYTEKNPYWDPDRHYVADSESDLWALLKEREEVEAQVDKEQPQSHRELIVTPTPIEWPCGGLLQTFYGTFSPPAIQGPALFCVWTLDPQDSRPLRLDLQQLVLGPGDRLTVYNREQGKGEVIKIITSVSNYKSVQVESHTGLLSMTYETLPGSEGSGFNATFHVGTYCPPWEGRCGGAAGGCFTQEQRCDGKWDCPETGKDEEGCRGCSPNQFACGLAGQKAVAPSHFAGRPVCYPVTERCNYQLYCADGSDERDCTVCQPGTFHCDSDRCVFESWRCDGQVDCKDGTDELNCTVILPRKVITAATVGSLVCGLLLVIAMGCTCKLYSLRTREYSLFAPISRQEAELIQQQAPPSYGQLIAQGIIPPVEDFPTENPNETSSLSLRGILQLLRQDAANSPHRRRRPRFIRRAVRRMRRWGLIPRHPSRPSQVSGSSQQQSDAAPSGQEPAHSTPTSSSSAVEAVNQPVRQKLGLLAQSEQQQQQEAPSPLLPVPLPPATSPPPPPYAPPAPSPVSPHTPPVPVPPSSPSLASIFHTLGLSISLFRASPSSSSTNSMPLSASPSFSSSSSASDDEVLLIPLSEDTTSEDDVPMLT
- the lrp10 gene encoding low-density lipoprotein receptor-related protein 10 isoform X2; the protein is MTVTYNLCALLVFTVTAHCGHSLQVLDSDVGEITSSAYHSWSYRFGSTYDCWIIKGSEGEPIVLSFSQFSVRCRKEWVSIKSSSDSEPLVLCGSKLPQPMEFPGGNITVMHHFLPHLFPVSSFLLNYARDSGKCPETSFECLGGRCLPLSWRCNGQVECLGEGAGLGTDEQGCDAEMETTEPPKYSSTQAGEEAKAETYTEKNPYWDPDRHYVADSESDLWALLKEREEVEAQVDKEQPQSHRELIVTPTPIEWPCGGLLQTFYGTFSPPAIQGPALFCVWTLDPQDSRPLRLDLQQLVLGPGDRLTVYNREQGKGEVIKIITSVSNYKSVQVESHTGLLSMTYETLPGSEGSGFNATFHVGTYCPPWEGRCGGAAGGCFTQEQRCDGKWDCPETGKDEEGCRGCSPNQFACGLAGQKAVAPSHFAGRPVCYPVTERCNYQLYCADGSDERDCTVCQPGTFHCDSDRCVFESWRCDGQVDCKDGTDELNCTVILPRKVITAATVGSLVCGLLLVIAMGCTCKLYSLRTREYSLFAPISRQEAELIQQQAPPSYGQLIAQGIIPPVEDFPTENPNETSSLSLRGILQLLRQDAANSPHRRRRPRFIRRAVRRMRRWGLIPRHPSRPSQVSGSSQQQSDAAPSGQEPAHSTPTSSSSAVEAVNQPVRQKLGLLAQSEQQQQQEAPSPLLPVPLPPATSPPPPPYAPPAPSPVSPHTPPVPVPPSSPSLASIFHTLGLSISLFRASPSSSSTNSMPLSASPSFSSSSSASDDEVLLIPLSEDTTSEDDVPMLT
- the cirop gene encoding leishmanolysin-like peptidase 2, translating into MKLRGYGKVSAIIMVLPPSQRLWVGMVVMVVVELPGALQKCIFDKVQAQARVLRAAPIHPDSPPNVPRLGAQQTNHPGQRASSLRGQSQRRSLRKMALPTTASPQPIRIQTWIPTESNALSEAEKERLEAAVEEAVRRVSSLLSVNRVSGPLLLSRDINKYCKFIWRNASTANYNRCGRANNNYRSETCLDVTIPDDHLAGGDIYAEADSPRRTELRPEGAGLPDTDFLLYLHTQATDKCRAEPNVLAYAVHCQTDTHGRPVAGVVVICRDSLTGATYSHQANVQTVIHELFHALGFSKELFQTWRDCSSNSQVGAGCSPRGKVSHSDGSGQMRIYTPSLISALQKHLASSDPELGGPLENLGVAPGKVSSHWESRVLQGSIMAPVLGDSTTVRIDPVTLAALQDTGWYTVDLNQAQSLVWGDGGGATFGSLSTCRNTSSSFFCTGSGFGCHYLHLHKGECQTDQYLEGCRVYKPLKNGSECWIEKNGGDEDWSGEIFGVHSRCFFSSLTRQNQTELSSSVEGRCYRHRCTGLNRYQIQVSGSEWMDCPAGDEIQIKGYQGLVHCPDRRLCVYADIAPPSDVLNTFPASISSDPYETLTAVQTGSWSPLRLPAELPVVPALGVSAAVCLLAAALLSYRKCCSCKVRIHTAPEDHTDL